A region of Streptomyces sp. TG1A-60 DNA encodes the following proteins:
- a CDS encoding site-specific integrase, with the protein MKGSTHRRCYCRDPKTGKPLGKKCPQLSSRKHGSYSIRQELPPHEDGTRRSFSRAGYEALKDAQADLDHLRSLLALADKDDPDSLQRLVVMLEEVAAEKAPLPAIEETRRRLRAGLALRGSLTVGEWLDQWFAAKKRRKTTLNGYASHIRVHLKPRIGQVRLDRLNVGHLVEMFDAIADENEVTAAENEARREQIARCKPSKPGRPVGAERKLLAAERAKLAEMKPFRKITGPASRQAIRRTLRAALNSAIAQQLITFNPASHVELESGRRPKPLLWTEERVRRWRATGEIPSAVMVWTPQQFGAFLDAAEGDRLYAIFHLMGTRGLRRGEAVGQDWHEIDLDNGLITPAKEIVVDGWDTYESEPKTDGSASTIALDSLNIAALREHRARQLKEREKWGDAWQDTGKVFTRENGAWLHPETASETFRQILARTDLPPITLRDLRHVSATLTHGGGGDLHTIKEMLRHSTITLTSDTYTSLLPEVDQAAAEAAVRLVPRARPGKAAEINQATS; encoded by the coding sequence TTGAAAGGCTCCACCCACCGCCGCTGCTACTGCCGCGACCCCAAGACCGGCAAACCGCTCGGCAAGAAGTGCCCCCAGCTCTCCAGCCGCAAGCACGGCTCATACTCCATACGCCAGGAGCTCCCGCCCCACGAGGACGGCACCCGCCGCTCCTTCTCCCGCGCCGGCTATGAGGCCCTCAAGGACGCTCAGGCGGACCTCGACCACCTCCGTTCCCTGCTCGCCCTGGCGGACAAGGACGATCCTGACAGCCTCCAGCGCCTCGTCGTCATGCTGGAGGAGGTAGCAGCCGAGAAGGCCCCACTGCCAGCCATCGAGGAGACCCGCCGCCGCCTGCGGGCCGGTCTGGCCCTCCGTGGCAGCCTCACCGTCGGCGAGTGGCTCGACCAGTGGTTCGCCGCGAAGAAGCGCCGCAAGACCACGCTCAACGGCTACGCGTCCCACATCCGCGTCCACCTGAAGCCCCGCATCGGGCAGGTACGCCTCGACCGCCTCAACGTCGGCCACCTGGTGGAGATGTTCGACGCGATCGCCGACGAGAACGAGGTGACCGCGGCTGAGAACGAAGCCCGGCGTGAGCAGATCGCCCGCTGCAAGCCGAGCAAGCCCGGACGCCCGGTAGGAGCCGAGCGGAAGCTGCTCGCAGCCGAACGGGCCAAGCTGGCGGAGATGAAGCCGTTCCGGAAGATAACCGGCCCGGCCAGTCGTCAGGCGATCCGCCGCACGCTCCGCGCGGCCCTCAACTCCGCGATCGCCCAGCAGCTGATCACCTTCAACCCGGCGTCCCATGTCGAGTTGGAGTCAGGCAGGCGCCCGAAGCCCCTCCTGTGGACGGAAGAGCGGGTCCGGCGGTGGCGCGCGACGGGCGAGATCCCTAGCGCGGTCATGGTGTGGACCCCGCAGCAGTTCGGCGCTTTCCTCGACGCCGCCGAAGGCGACCGCCTGTACGCAATCTTCCACCTGATGGGCACCCGTGGCCTCCGTCGTGGCGAGGCAGTCGGCCAGGACTGGCACGAGATCGACCTCGACAACGGCCTCATCACGCCCGCCAAGGAAATCGTGGTGGACGGCTGGGACACGTACGAGTCCGAGCCGAAGACGGACGGCAGCGCCAGCACGATCGCCCTGGACAGCTTGAACATCGCAGCCCTGCGCGAGCACCGCGCCCGCCAGCTGAAGGAGCGGGAGAAGTGGGGTGACGCCTGGCAGGACACTGGCAAGGTGTTCACCCGGGAGAACGGCGCCTGGCTCCACCCCGAGACCGCGTCAGAGACCTTCCGGCAGATCCTGGCCCGCACTGACCTACCGCCGATTACCCTTCGTGATCTACGTCATGTGTCGGCAACCCTCACCCATGGCGGTGGCGGCGACCTCCACACGATCAAGGAAATGCTTCGCCACTCCACGATCACGCTGACCTCGGACACGTACACGAGCTTGCTCCCCGAGGTCGACCAGGCAGCAGCTGAAGCAGCCGTCCGACTAGTGCCACGCGCCCGCCCTGGCAAGGCCGCAGAAATAAATCAGGCCACATCATGA
- a CDS encoding helix-turn-helix transcriptional regulator, whose translation MDADEDDFPEWADRIKANVAGEVRRRRKEMGWSAQDLADRCEELGHPIPRNVIANMESGRRANLPLVDVMALAAALETYPVCLIFPVGYVEQTQELPFQDLIPTWDALRRFTGEQEMPMYDAGLVPDFEHHASLVQTALAALDEEERARFAAKTATSRAQQEEAERKRTKYADQAISAKYTLRQLRRELREDGATPPHLPPALGDVDPPDEEPDTTPEERV comes from the coding sequence GTGGATGCTGATGAGGACGACTTCCCGGAGTGGGCGGATCGGATCAAGGCCAACGTGGCCGGCGAAGTCCGGCGGAGAAGGAAGGAGATGGGATGGAGCGCGCAGGACCTGGCGGACCGTTGCGAGGAACTCGGGCATCCCATCCCGCGCAACGTGATCGCCAACATGGAGTCCGGACGCCGGGCCAACCTCCCCCTTGTGGACGTCATGGCCCTGGCCGCCGCCCTGGAGACGTACCCGGTCTGCCTGATCTTCCCGGTGGGCTACGTCGAGCAGACTCAGGAACTCCCCTTCCAAGACCTCATCCCTACCTGGGACGCACTACGTCGCTTCACCGGCGAGCAGGAAATGCCCATGTACGACGCGGGTCTGGTCCCCGACTTCGAGCATCACGCCAGCCTCGTACAGACCGCCCTCGCCGCACTCGACGAGGAAGAGCGGGCACGGTTCGCAGCCAAGACAGCCACCAGCCGTGCCCAGCAGGAAGAAGCCGAGCGCAAGCGGACCAAGTACGCCGACCAGGCCATCTCCGCCAAGTACACCCTCCGCCAGCTTCGCCGCGAACTCCGCGAGGACGGCGCCACCCCACCCCATCTGCCACCCGCGCTGGGCGACGTCGACCCACCCGATGAAGAACCCGACACCACCCCGGAGGAACGCGTTTGA
- a CDS encoding DUF3631 domain-containing protein, translating into MQPTTPDSYSASAEAEWPAVAVPGQLSHGSVDEAPAADGNASSLASADQPAEEAAPDPEPTYGSELLNELRAQIAQFVILPSPEALDAVTLWVAATHLQPAWQHAPRLAVVGPAKRCGKSRLLDVLTETVHEPMLTINTTPAAVFRSITDEPPTLLVDEADTIFGTPKQAEKNEEMRGLLNAGHQRNRYVTRVVGNDHTPHRFATFAMAALAGIGDLPDTIMDRSVVIRMRRRAEGESVKPFRSRRDIPALHDLRDRIAAWARPLLDEAADLEPDMPVEDRAADTWEPLVIVADLAAGSWPRRAREACAGMVAAEVEAEEDQPGEARILADIRRVFVAQREVDSLSTDELLHHLRQNPESPWAEWGRSGLTARELAAMLRRYDIKPGNVRLADGTQRKGYMRNKFLDAWRRYCPTVHSVNAEPAAPASG; encoded by the coding sequence GTGCAACCTACGACACCGGACTCCTATTCCGCTTCCGCCGAAGCCGAGTGGCCTGCCGTCGCCGTGCCCGGCCAGCTGAGCCACGGCTCAGTCGATGAGGCTCCAGCGGCCGACGGCAATGCGTCCAGCCTGGCCTCAGCGGATCAACCGGCCGAGGAGGCGGCGCCGGACCCGGAGCCGACGTACGGCTCCGAGCTGCTGAACGAACTGCGTGCCCAGATAGCCCAGTTCGTGATCCTGCCCTCGCCGGAGGCGCTGGACGCGGTCACGCTGTGGGTCGCGGCGACGCATCTCCAGCCCGCTTGGCAGCACGCACCGCGCCTGGCGGTCGTCGGACCGGCGAAGCGGTGCGGCAAGTCACGGCTCCTGGACGTGCTGACCGAGACGGTCCACGAGCCGATGCTCACCATCAACACCACACCCGCCGCGGTCTTCCGGTCCATCACCGACGAGCCGCCCACGCTCCTGGTGGACGAGGCGGACACCATCTTCGGCACGCCGAAGCAGGCGGAGAAGAACGAGGAGATGCGCGGTCTGCTCAACGCAGGCCATCAGCGCAACCGCTACGTCACGCGGGTCGTCGGCAACGACCACACCCCGCACCGGTTCGCCACCTTCGCCATGGCCGCCCTGGCCGGGATCGGTGACCTGCCTGACACGATCATGGACCGGTCCGTGGTGATCCGGATGCGCCGTCGTGCGGAGGGCGAGAGCGTCAAGCCCTTCCGCTCCCGCCGCGATATCCCCGCACTCCATGATCTGCGCGACCGCATCGCCGCCTGGGCCAGGCCGCTGCTGGACGAGGCGGCGGATCTGGAGCCGGACATGCCGGTGGAGGACCGGGCCGCCGACACCTGGGAGCCCTTGGTCATCGTCGCCGACCTGGCCGCCGGGTCCTGGCCTCGCCGTGCCCGCGAGGCGTGTGCGGGGATGGTGGCTGCGGAGGTCGAGGCGGAGGAGGACCAGCCTGGCGAGGCCCGGATCCTGGCCGACATCCGCAGGGTCTTCGTCGCCCAGCGCGAGGTCGACAGCCTCTCCACGGACGAGCTGCTGCACCACCTGCGGCAGAACCCCGAGAGCCCGTGGGCGGAATGGGGCCGCAGCGGGCTGACCGCCCGGGAACTGGCGGCGATGCTGCGCCGGTACGACATCAAGCCCGGCAACGTCCGCCTCGCCGACGGAACCCAGCGCAAGGGCTACATGCGCAACAAGTTCCTCGACGCATGGCGGCGCTACTGCCCCACCGTTCACTCAGTGAACGCCGAACCTGCCGCCCCAGCCTCGGGCTGA
- a CDS encoding DUF2637 domain-containing protein, with protein sequence MTTKRAAERYALIAAGTVIVALTAGGFWLSYAHLAEVAGQHGLKSSPVRQWAWPATLDAFIVAGELLMLRAGLRRVTDGWAIALTATGSVGSIALNVAGVSGTGTAGTVPLLDYVVAAVPPTAALLAFGVLMRQIHQLVDQPADRAEPASVQAPVRPVIAPAKPTEPPAEPVRPAEPPAAGSVQPTEPPPEVSASKPRGGRPPKATLAELVEIGRVAIAEHGTLSRSLLRKAVKDSDLTIGSQRQTEVMEILRPEIEAAAKTGSSSG encoded by the coding sequence ATGACGACCAAGCGGGCGGCTGAGCGGTACGCGCTCATCGCGGCTGGAACGGTCATCGTGGCCCTCACCGCCGGCGGGTTCTGGCTGTCCTACGCGCACCTCGCGGAGGTCGCCGGACAGCACGGCCTCAAGAGCTCCCCTGTCCGCCAGTGGGCCTGGCCGGCGACCCTGGACGCGTTCATCGTCGCGGGCGAACTGCTCATGCTCCGCGCGGGCCTGCGCCGGGTGACCGACGGCTGGGCCATCGCCCTCACCGCCACCGGATCGGTCGGCTCCATCGCACTCAACGTGGCCGGGGTCAGCGGCACAGGCACAGCAGGCACCGTGCCCCTCCTCGACTACGTGGTCGCCGCGGTTCCCCCGACCGCCGCGCTGCTGGCCTTCGGCGTCCTGATGCGGCAGATCCACCAGCTCGTCGACCAACCCGCCGACCGCGCGGAGCCCGCTTCCGTCCAGGCACCGGTACGACCGGTCATCGCGCCCGCCAAGCCCACGGAGCCACCAGCCGAGCCGGTCCGGCCCGCTGAGCCTCCGGCTGCCGGTTCCGTCCAGCCGACGGAACCACCGCCCGAGGTTTCGGCGAGCAAGCCGCGCGGTGGTCGTCCGCCCAAGGCCACGCTCGCAGAGCTCGTGGAGATCGGCCGGGTGGCCATCGCTGAGCACGGCACACTCAGCCGCTCGCTTCTCCGGAAGGCCGTCAAGGACAGCGACTTGACGATCGGCAGTCAGCGGCAGACCGAGGTGATGGAGATCCTCCGGCCCGAAATCGAAGCCGCCGCCAAGACCGGTTCGAGCAGCGGCTGA
- a CDS encoding MobC family plasmid mobilization relaxosome protein — MAEEAQRQGAPGQDVGAEGGPDEDTLHTVQRETLRPVRATGTAESVGGEPVVKSVQPTIRRFTGTKRVVRVGPLRFTGDEHTQLQETAAEHGYKGDSGFAADIVLAFITGRFTANLPLSEDRRRTHIFRTQVLRQLNRIGVNVNQIARALNSDRTPPDIRQRLTELHHLLELIAEALRQPADPETEASA, encoded by the coding sequence GTGGCGGAGGAGGCCCAGCGCCAGGGGGCGCCAGGCCAGGACGTCGGGGCCGAGGGCGGCCCCGACGAGGACACGCTCCACACCGTCCAACGCGAGACCCTGCGCCCTGTACGCGCCACCGGCACCGCCGAGAGCGTCGGCGGTGAGCCCGTCGTGAAGAGCGTCCAGCCCACGATCCGCCGCTTCACCGGCACCAAGCGCGTCGTCCGCGTCGGCCCCTTGCGCTTCACTGGCGACGAGCACACCCAGCTCCAAGAGACAGCCGCCGAGCACGGCTACAAGGGCGACTCCGGCTTCGCCGCCGACATCGTCCTCGCCTTCATCACCGGCCGGTTCACCGCCAACCTGCCCCTGTCCGAGGACCGACGCCGCACGCACATCTTCCGCACCCAGGTCCTGCGCCAGCTCAACCGTATCGGCGTCAACGTAAACCAGATCGCCCGCGCCCTCAACAGCGACCGCACCCCACCCGACATCCGCCAGCGCCTGACCGAACTCCACCACCTGCTGGAGCTGATCGCCGAGGCCCTGCGCCAGCCCGCCGATCCAGAGACGGAGGCATCCGCGTGA
- a CDS encoding relaxase/mobilization nuclease domain-containing protein codes for MIAAIKPAGSNTRGLLAYLYGRGTHDEHFDPHIVAGFAMLGMPDPGRDENATLTELARHLDEPVRLRNSEFGKKVTDHVWHCPVRAAPEDRYLSDTEWAEIAQRIVQAAGIAPAGDDLACRWIAVRHADDHIHILATTVREDGRRPKLHDSGIRVGDACREIEKDYGLRRLKKGDRTGARRPTQAEMHKAERLGWEQPSPEWLQDRIRAAIPHVTGAEEFIAYLEASGVEVQVRRGPSGDLLGYAVGRPGDVNEAGEQIYHPGSKISPDLSLPKIKARLESGWPEEHPTARRNHPSTPWHQAADALDTLHTDLADDTHAQAHITALGELIEATAQKAPANLGAELRAASKAFARAQRSQIRAEDRAAHALRSAARDIVHTATGPDGSALAALLAALVWAAIVAKRWHEAKNHAHQADAAHQAVQHLQTAAACALAPTLANLTARPPKEEARRVLASDVRAAVPDHAERIFADAAWPALATVLADAEARGHQPHQLLKEAAAQRELTTARQPARVLITRIQHTGRNPAPNRRAEAARLQSTMAGSIPAQQTGNGRLPAVTSSPTEQQHRQRR; via the coding sequence GTGATCGCCGCCATCAAACCGGCCGGGTCCAACACCCGCGGCCTGCTCGCCTACCTCTACGGCCGCGGAACCCACGACGAGCACTTCGACCCGCACATCGTGGCCGGCTTCGCGATGCTCGGCATGCCCGACCCCGGCCGCGACGAGAACGCCACCCTCACCGAACTCGCCCGCCACCTCGACGAACCCGTCCGACTGCGCAACAGCGAGTTCGGCAAGAAGGTCACCGACCACGTCTGGCACTGCCCCGTCCGCGCCGCACCCGAGGACCGCTACCTCTCCGACACCGAGTGGGCCGAGATCGCCCAGCGCATTGTCCAGGCCGCCGGCATCGCCCCCGCCGGTGACGACCTGGCCTGCCGCTGGATCGCCGTACGCCACGCCGACGACCACATCCACATCCTCGCCACCACCGTCCGCGAAGACGGACGCCGCCCCAAGCTCCACGACAGCGGCATCCGCGTCGGCGACGCCTGCCGCGAGATCGAGAAGGACTACGGGCTGCGCCGCCTGAAGAAAGGCGACCGCACCGGCGCCCGCCGCCCCACCCAGGCGGAGATGCACAAGGCCGAACGCCTCGGCTGGGAACAGCCCAGCCCCGAGTGGCTCCAGGACCGCATCCGTGCCGCCATCCCGCACGTGACAGGCGCCGAGGAATTCATCGCCTACCTCGAAGCCAGCGGCGTCGAAGTCCAGGTCCGGCGCGGCCCGTCAGGCGACCTCCTCGGCTACGCCGTTGGCCGACCCGGCGACGTCAACGAGGCCGGCGAGCAGATCTACCACCCCGGAAGCAAGATCTCCCCCGACCTCTCCCTGCCCAAAATCAAGGCCCGCCTCGAATCCGGCTGGCCCGAAGAACACCCCACCGCCCGCCGCAACCACCCCAGCACCCCCTGGCACCAGGCTGCCGACGCCCTCGACACCCTCCACACCGACCTCGCCGACGACACCCACGCCCAGGCCCACATCACCGCCCTCGGCGAACTGATCGAAGCCACCGCCCAGAAGGCACCCGCCAACCTGGGCGCCGAACTCCGAGCCGCCTCCAAGGCGTTCGCACGAGCCCAGCGTTCCCAGATCCGGGCCGAAGACCGCGCCGCCCACGCCCTGCGCAGCGCGGCCCGCGACATCGTCCACACCGCCACCGGCCCCGACGGCAGCGCGCTTGCTGCCCTGCTCGCAGCACTCGTCTGGGCTGCGATCGTCGCCAAGCGCTGGCACGAAGCGAAGAACCACGCCCACCAGGCCGACGCCGCCCACCAAGCGGTCCAGCACCTCCAGACAGCCGCCGCCTGCGCTCTCGCGCCGACACTCGCCAACCTCACAGCCCGGCCACCCAAGGAGGAAGCACGCCGTGTTCTGGCCAGCGACGTACGGGCAGCAGTCCCCGACCACGCCGAGCGCATCTTCGCCGACGCGGCCTGGCCCGCGCTCGCCACCGTCCTCGCCGACGCCGAAGCCCGCGGCCACCAACCCCACCAACTCCTCAAGGAAGCCGCCGCCCAACGCGAGCTGACCACCGCCCGCCAACCCGCCCGCGTGCTCATCACCCGCATCCAACACACCGGCCGAAACCCAGCACCCAACCGCCGCGCCGAAGCCGCCCGCCTGCAGTCGACCATGGCAGGCTCGATCCCCGCCCAGCAGACCGGAAACGGGCGGCTCCCGGCGGTGACTTCATCACCTACCGAACAGCAGCACCGACAGCGCCGTTAG
- the fxlM gene encoding methyltransferase, FxLD system, with amino-acid sequence MPPDRWQQHNITFVDREIARRTIAERLGPTLIEAKADGQLTGWWFMNKQPWPLRYLADKPSPAVESLLSDLVGDGVAVSCLPCVYEPETDTFGGPEAMDAAHELFHSDSRHLLTYQPSPMHLGRRETAVLLASVMMRGAGLDWFEQGDVWAKVAVLRPAIAPQRPERAAELAPAMRQLMTADAYSLCRLGGPLHAHEEWATAFERAGATLADLAARGALTRGLRAVIAHHVIFHANRAGLLRDDQSALSHIAREVVMGTSDHTESPTEATADADSVSAVNTDTITTPTADAERLRNALVDQLRADGHARTPAVETALRTVPRHVFVPDASLEDAYANAPVHIKYDTDGTSISCASQPGVVALMLDQLDAQPGERILELGAGTGYNAGLLAHLVGEGGHVTTLDVDDDLVEGARTHLSAAGITNVEAVTRDGALGYAEAAPYDRIIATVGAHGVPHAWLQQLAPGGRLLVPQRLKGTVSRSIAYEQREGRWVSLGSEMNTFMPLRRGIADDDRRVIPLSTDGAVRLQAPAGLSIDADALAGVVDQPRAEEWTGMTVRAMESPEWMELFVTCSLPSGLIRMLFPQSAKGTLLTEDPYPSSTAVVDKGAVTYLARRVSKEKTPEGDRLWEFGVIGHGPGSDELAAKVADTIRTWDREYRGREATFEIQPLDTPAIEQGPGLFALDTPLNRIVVDWR; translated from the coding sequence ATGCCTCCCGACCGCTGGCAGCAGCACAACATCACCTTCGTCGACCGCGAGATTGCCCGGCGCACCATCGCCGAACGCCTCGGCCCTACCCTGATCGAGGCGAAGGCCGACGGGCAGCTCACCGGCTGGTGGTTCATGAACAAGCAGCCCTGGCCGCTGCGTTACCTCGCGGACAAGCCCTCACCCGCCGTCGAGTCGCTCCTGAGCGATCTCGTCGGCGACGGCGTGGCCGTGTCGTGCCTGCCCTGCGTCTACGAGCCCGAGACCGACACGTTCGGAGGCCCGGAGGCCATGGACGCAGCCCACGAACTGTTCCACAGCGACTCCCGCCACCTGCTCACCTACCAGCCGAGCCCGATGCACCTGGGACGCCGGGAGACCGCCGTCCTGCTGGCGAGCGTCATGATGCGCGGCGCGGGACTCGACTGGTTCGAACAGGGCGACGTATGGGCGAAGGTCGCGGTCCTTCGACCGGCCATCGCTCCACAACGGCCCGAACGAGCCGCCGAACTGGCTCCGGCCATGCGCCAGCTCATGACCGCCGACGCCTACAGCCTCTGCCGCCTGGGTGGCCCGCTCCACGCGCACGAGGAATGGGCGACCGCCTTCGAACGGGCCGGTGCCACGCTCGCCGACCTCGCAGCCCGCGGCGCCCTCACCCGCGGCCTGCGAGCCGTCATCGCCCACCACGTGATCTTCCACGCCAACCGCGCCGGTCTCCTCCGGGACGACCAAAGCGCCCTGTCCCACATCGCACGAGAGGTAGTCATGGGAACGAGTGACCACACCGAGTCGCCCACCGAGGCAACGGCCGACGCCGATAGCGTCAGCGCGGTGAACACCGACACGATCACCACCCCCACGGCGGACGCCGAGCGCCTCCGCAACGCCCTGGTCGACCAGCTCCGCGCGGACGGACACGCCCGCACGCCCGCCGTCGAGACCGCGTTGCGGACCGTACCCCGCCACGTGTTCGTGCCCGACGCGTCACTCGAAGACGCCTACGCCAACGCACCGGTGCACATCAAGTACGACACCGACGGCACGTCCATCTCCTGCGCCTCCCAGCCGGGCGTCGTCGCCCTCATGCTGGACCAACTCGACGCCCAGCCCGGCGAGCGCATCCTCGAACTCGGCGCCGGCACCGGCTACAACGCCGGTCTGCTCGCCCACCTGGTCGGCGAGGGCGGACACGTGACCACCCTCGACGTCGACGACGACCTCGTGGAGGGCGCCCGCACGCACCTCTCCGCCGCCGGGATCACCAACGTAGAGGCCGTGACCCGCGACGGGGCCCTCGGCTACGCCGAAGCAGCGCCGTACGACCGGATCATCGCCACCGTCGGCGCACACGGCGTACCGCATGCCTGGCTGCAACAACTCGCCCCCGGCGGCCGACTCCTCGTCCCCCAGCGCCTCAAGGGCACGGTGTCCCGCTCCATCGCCTACGAGCAGCGTGAAGGGCGGTGGGTGTCCCTCGGCAGCGAGATGAACACCTTCATGCCGCTTCGGCGGGGCATCGCCGACGACGACCGCCGAGTGATCCCGCTCAGCACCGACGGCGCCGTACGACTTCAGGCCCCCGCCGGACTCAGCATCGACGCCGATGCCCTCGCGGGCGTAGTCGACCAGCCGCGCGCTGAGGAGTGGACCGGCATGACGGTTCGCGCCATGGAGTCGCCCGAGTGGATGGAACTATTCGTCACCTGCTCCCTCCCTTCTGGTCTGATCCGGATGCTGTTCCCCCAGAGCGCCAAGGGCACGCTACTCACGGAGGACCCCTACCCCTCGTCGACTGCGGTTGTCGACAAGGGTGCTGTCACCTACCTCGCCCGGCGCGTGTCGAAGGAGAAGACCCCCGAGGGCGACAGGCTGTGGGAGTTCGGCGTCATCGGCCACGGCCCCGGCAGCGACGAGCTGGCCGCGAAGGTCGCCGACACCATCCGTACCTGGGACAGGGAGTACCGAGGTCGTGAGGCCACGTTCGAGATCCAGCCCCTCGACACCCCCGCCATCGAGCAGGGCCCCGGTCTCTTTGCCCTCGACACACCGCTGAACCGCATCGTCGTCGACTGGCGATGA
- a CDS encoding lanthionine synthetase C family protein, giving the protein MTTHHALALVDAIAVRLADPDTALLGPRMLSSDRQHLAYGPPGIALLHIELAANGLGPWHRAHDWLAAASRQPLTSGPDSHPFYGVPAFAHALSCAADHLPGSYQRALDAMDAQIAVDVGRRLDAAHRRIDAGRLPQLAEFDTIRGLTGYGAYLLRRNPDSSTTHAVLDYCVRLTEPITHHGESLPGWWAETGPSGSPDDRFHGGHANTGMAHGIGGVLAFLALAARNGSVTDGHHAALRTILAWLDRWEEEADGEPVWPYWVTQGELRSGRLAPSVPRRPSWCYGTAGLARAQQLAALALGDTRRQIDAENALVAALTDPEQLKATTDNGFCHGFSGIAHAAARTAADAHPSTAEKLHAAIPALLAAVIPPGTDPELMATTLIQDEKGGPGLLDGAAGIALALLAPSTAAPSRSAWDACLLIA; this is encoded by the coding sequence GTGACCACCCACCACGCGCTCGCCCTGGTCGACGCCATCGCCGTCCGGCTCGCCGACCCCGACACGGCGCTCCTCGGTCCGAGGATGCTGTCCTCGGACCGGCAGCACCTTGCCTACGGCCCTCCCGGAATCGCGCTCCTGCACATCGAGCTGGCCGCGAACGGCCTCGGCCCGTGGCACCGCGCCCACGACTGGCTCGCCGCCGCCTCCCGGCAGCCGCTCACCAGCGGCCCGGACAGTCACCCCTTCTACGGAGTGCCTGCCTTCGCCCACGCCCTGTCCTGTGCCGCCGACCACCTGCCCGGCTCCTACCAGCGCGCCCTCGACGCGATGGACGCCCAGATCGCAGTCGACGTCGGACGCCGTCTCGACGCGGCACACCGCCGCATCGACGCCGGACGCCTGCCGCAGCTCGCCGAGTTCGACACCATCCGGGGCCTCACCGGATACGGCGCCTACCTACTACGCCGAAACCCCGACAGCTCCACGACGCACGCCGTTCTCGACTACTGCGTGCGTCTCACCGAACCGATCACCCACCACGGCGAGAGCCTGCCGGGCTGGTGGGCGGAGACCGGGCCCTCGGGCAGCCCGGACGACCGTTTCCACGGCGGGCACGCCAACACCGGTATGGCGCACGGCATCGGCGGCGTGCTCGCGTTCCTGGCCCTTGCCGCTCGGAACGGCTCCGTCACCGATGGGCACCATGCAGCTCTGCGCACCATCCTGGCCTGGCTGGACCGCTGGGAGGAGGAGGCCGACGGCGAACCGGTCTGGCCGTACTGGGTCACTCAGGGCGAGCTGCGAAGCGGGCGTCTCGCCCCGTCCGTGCCCCGGCGGCCGTCCTGGTGCTACGGCACCGCCGGCCTCGCCCGCGCCCAGCAACTTGCCGCGCTGGCCCTCGGCGACACCCGCCGCCAGATCGACGCGGAGAACGCACTCGTGGCCGCCCTCACCGATCCCGAGCAGCTGAAGGCCACGACGGACAACGGCTTCTGCCACGGCTTCTCCGGCATCGCCCATGCTGCCGCGCGCACGGCCGCAGACGCCCACCCCTCGACTGCGGAGAAACTCCACGCCGCGATCCCGGCCCTCCTGGCTGCGGTCATCCCACCGGGCACCGACCCCGAACTCATGGCCACGACGCTCATCCAGGACGAGAAAGGCGGCCCCGGCCTACTCGACGGCGCCGCCGGCATAGCCCTGGCCCTCCTCGCACCCAGCACCGCCGCACCATCCCGGTCCGCCTGGGACGCCTGCCTCCTCATCGCTTGA